The Osmerus eperlanus chromosome 12, fOsmEpe2.1, whole genome shotgun sequence genome has a segment encoding these proteins:
- the psmc5 gene encoding 26S proteasome regulatory subunit 8: MHLINVQSCNLTQTQQKKIFAIPEAEDFNMALDGMDHMEMEDNKGGSGLRQYYLSKIEELQLTVNDKSQNLRRLQAQRNELNAKVRLLREELQLLQEQGSYVGEVVRAMDKKKVLVKVHPEGKFVVDVDKNIDINDVTPNCRVALRNDSYTLHKILPNKVDPLVSLMMVEKVPDSTYEMIGGLDKQIKEIKEVIELPVKHPELFEALGIAQPKGVLLYGPPGTGKTLLARAVAHHTDCTFIRVSGSELVQKFIGEGARMVRELFVMAREHAPSIIFMDEIDSIGSSRLEGGSGGDSEVQRTMLELLNQLDGFEATKNIKVIMATNRIDILDSALLRPGRIDRKIEFPPPNEEARLDILKIHSRKMNLTRGINLRKIAELMPGASGAEVKGVCTESGMYALRERRVHVTQEDFEMAVAKVMQKDSEKNMSIKKLWK, from the exons ATGCACCTCATAAACGTTCAATCGTGCAATCTGACACAAACTCAACAGAAGAAGATTTTCGCCATACCGGAAGCTGAAGATTTCAACATGGCGTTGGACGGAATGGACCAT atggagatggaggacaaTAAAGGTGGTTCTGGTCTCAGGCAGTATTATCTTTCCAAAATTGAGGAGTTGCAG TTGACCGTGAATGACAAGAGCCAGAATCTGAGACGTCTGCAGGCCCAGCGGAATGAGCTTAATGCAAAAG TGCGTCTGCTTCGTGAGGAGTTGCAGCTGCTACAGGAACAAGGATCCTATGTGGGAGAGGTAGTGAGGGCAATGGACAAGAAGAAAGTGTTGGTCAAA GTGCATCCAGAGGGAAAGTTTGTTGTTGATGTGGATAAGAACATTGACATCAATGAT GTTACCCCAAATTGCCGTGTGGCTCTACGCAATGACAGCTACACCCTTCACAAGATCCTGCCAAATAAAGTTGACCCTCTGGTGTCACTCATGATGGTAGAAAAGGTGCCTGACTCCACCTACGAGATGATCGGTGGCCTTGACAAGCAAATCAAAGAGATCAAGGAAGTGATAGAACTGCCAGTCAAGCACCCAGAGCTCTTTGAGGCACTGGGTATTGCACAGCCAAAG GGTGTGCTGTTGTACGGGCCTCCTGGCACAGGGAAGACTCTGCTGGCCAGAGCTGTGGCTCACCACACTGACTGCACCTTCATCAGGGTGTCTGGCTCTGAGCTGGTGCAGAAGTTCATTGGCGAGG GTGCCCGCATGGTAAGGGAGCTGTTTGTGATGGCCCGGGAGCACGCACCCTCCATAATTTTCATGGACGAAATTGACTCGATTGGCTCCTCGCGTTTGGAGGGTGGCTCTGGGGGTGACAGTGAGGTACAGAGGACTATGCTGGAGCTTCTGAACCAGCTGGATGGCTTTGAGGCCACTAAGAACATTAAG GTCATTATGGCCACCAACCGCATTGATATTCTGGACTCCGCTCTTCTGAGACCTGGACGCATTGACAGGAAGATTGAGTTCCCCCCTCCTAATGAGGAG GCCCGACTGGACATCCTGAAGATCCACTCACGTAAAATGAATTTGACTCGAGGTATCAACCTGAGGAAGATCGCTGAGCTCATGCCAGGAGCCTCTGGGGCTGAAGTTAAG GGTGTGTGCACAGAGTCTGGGATGTATGccctcagagagaggagagtgcatGTCACCCAAGAGGATTTTGAGATGGCTGTTGCGAAG GTGATGCAGAAGGACAGTGAGAAGAACATGTCTATCAAGAAACTGTGGAAGTAA